The genomic segment CCGGCCCGGGCTTCGCTCCCTCCGGACGGCCTACCGCGATCGACCCATCGGCCCATACGTCGTGAGGACCTGTGAAGTTGCACAACGCGCCCGCTACGCGGTCGGAATGCACTGTTCCGGTGCTGGTGCGGACCTCCTCGAACACGTGGACACAACAGCCGAAATCATTCTGTCCACCCGAACGGGTGAGTGGTGAGTAAGACCACAAATCCATGGTTCCGTTGGGATTTTCGGACGTTCGTGCGTCAAGATCCCTTCCTGACGACAAGCCCCCGCCGCAGCGGCGGGGCGATCCGGGTGGACGCCGAGTCCTGCCGCCGCCCGGATGACCGGTCGACAGGAGTGCATCGGCAGGAGTGGAGGACCCAGGCACGACGGGTCGCCGGAACGGTCAAGCCATGACCGCGCCGAGCAGCCCTTGGGGTGAAGCCGCGTCAGCGGCCGGGCAACTTTGTCAGCCCGAATCCGACAGGTCATCCTTCACAGGCGGCTGACGAAGGGTTGCGCATGTCTGCGCTGAATCGTGTCCCGTCGCTGTTGACCCGGGCCGGCACGGCCTCGGCTCTCACCATCGCCGCAGTGAGCGGCAGCATCGTGGTACCGGGCGTCGCATCCGACGCCGAGGCCGCCACCGTGGCGTCGAAGGCACTCAAGGTCGCGGCTTCCAAGAAGGGCTCCCCTTACAAGTACGGCGCCACGGGCCCGGGCAGGTTCGACTGCTCAGGGCTGACGCTCTACTCGTTCAAGAAGGCGGGCAAGAAGCTGCCCCGTACTGCTCAGCAGCAGTACAACAAGACGAAGCACATCTCCGCGAGCAGCCGCAAGCTCGGAGACCTCGTCTTCTTCCACTCGGGATCGAGCGTCTACCACGTCGGTATCTACGCGGGGAAGGGAAAGATCTGGCACTCGCCGAAGACGGGTGACGTCGTCCGGCTGCAGAAGCTCTGGACGAAGAACGTCTGGTACGGCCGGGTCCGCTGACCCACCGTCGGGGGCGGCGGATCTCTCCGCCGCCCCCGACGGGCGTGCGACGGGCCTTTCTGGTTACCCGCTCGTCCGTGGCCGACGCACGCACCCGCCCCGCACGCGACGAGACACCCCTCGAACGCGCCGACCGCGACTCTCCGAGCTGCTCCAGGAGTTGCGGGTCCCCCAGACCGGGGGAGAGGTCCTCTTCGCGTTCCTGCCGACGCCGGCCTTCACTCCGCGCTTCCCGGACCTGGACTCCGTCCAGCGCGCCACCTACGTCACCACCCTGGTGCCGGCGGTCCTCGCGGCGGCGCTCTGCACCGCCCCGGCCGCCCTGCCCCGCTCGCTCTTCCAGCAGAACACCGAAACCCCGGACGTGGCACTCGGCCGAACGGACGACGCGGTCGCCAGTGGAGAGCCCTGTCAGGTCTCCTGCGGACCGCCTGCCCCGACCGGCTGCACGGGGGCCGTCCAAGGAAGTTCGATCGCCACCGTCTTGCCGCCCTCCCGTGTGGGTCTGACGCTCAGCCTGCCGCCGCACTCGGCGGTCAGCCAGCGGATGATGACCATGCCCCGGCCGTTGTCCTGCTGGACGGCGGCCGGCAGCCGTTTGGGAAAGCGTGGATGACTGTCGGTGACGCCGATGCGCAGGTGCTCGTCCCGGTCGAGTGCCATGTCCACGGTGAAGGTGGGCGACTGACCGAGCGTGTGCTGGACGGCGTTGGTGGCGAGTTCGGACACGATCAGGCGCACGGTGTCCGCGGTGTCCGTGTCGCCCGGCAGGCCCCATTCGGCGAGCACACTGGCGACGTAGTTCCGGGCGGCGGACACCGAGGCGGGATCGCTCGGCAGAGTGACGGATGCTTCCAGGTGATCTGCCATGGCGAGACGTCCCTTTCCCACGGGACCGGTGTCCGACAGGGAGCGGATGGTTCGACTACGGTCCCGGACTGGTGCTTCGCGCCAGACTGCCACTACCTGGGCTGTCACGGGTGGCGATCCACCAAGATATGCATATATCTGTCGCTCGAAGCGGTGAACTATCCGACGGCCGACCGTATTCGGGTGGGGCCTTCGTCCATCCTCTGTCGTCACCCCGACTTCGCGCGCCGGACGGAAGGAGAAACCCATGCAGTACGGTCCGGCGGTCCGCCGCCGCAAGCTCGGCGCCGAGTTGCGTGTACTGCGCACCCGTTCCGCGCTCACCAGTATCGAGGCGGCCCATCGCGTGGGCTGGCACCAGTCCAAGGTGAGCCGGATCGAGACGGGCGCCAGCGGGGTGAAGCCCGCGGACGTCCGCAAGCTGCTGGACGCGTACGGAATCGACGACACGGAGTTACGGGAGCTGCTCCTGGCGTTGGCGGGCTCCGAGGACGGCGGCGGGCGGCACAACTGGTGGCATGCGTACCGGGGCGTACTGCCGCCGACGTACCGGGACTTCATCAGTCTGGAGTCGCAGGCCGGGGGGATGCGGACGCTGGAGACCTCGGTGGTGCCGGGGCTGCTGCAGATCCCCGAGTACGCGCGGGCGGTGACGCGGGCCGCGGTGGAGGGGCTGGAAGACGACAAACTCGACGCGCTCGTGGAAGTACGGCTCGCGCGGCAGGAGGTGCTGCGCGGGAACCCGCCGATGGAGCTGAGCGCCGTGCTCGACGAGGGCGTTCTCCGGCGCGAGGTGGGCGGTCCCGAGATCATGGCCCGGCAGCTGGGCCGTCTGGTCGAGGCGGCGCGGCTTCCTCAAGTGCGACTGCAGGTACTG from the Streptomyces sp. NBC_00310 genome contains:
- a CDS encoding C40 family peptidase — translated: MSALNRVPSLLTRAGTASALTIAAVSGSIVVPGVASDAEAATVASKALKVAASKKGSPYKYGATGPGRFDCSGLTLYSFKKAGKKLPRTAQQQYNKTKHISASSRKLGDLVFFHSGSSVYHVGIYAGKGKIWHSPKTGDVVRLQKLWTKNVWYGRVR
- a CDS encoding helix-turn-helix domain-containing protein, yielding MQYGPAVRRRKLGAELRVLRTRSALTSIEAAHRVGWHQSKVSRIETGASGVKPADVRKLLDAYGIDDTELRELLLALAGSEDGGGRHNWWHAYRGVLPPTYRDFISLESQAGGMRTLETSVVPGLLQIPEYARAVTRAAVEGLEDDKLDALVEVRLARQEVLRGNPPMELSAVLDEGVLRREVGGPEIMARQLGRLVEAARLPQVRLQVLPFTAGAHIGVTGPFVIFSFRSTSDLDVVVLDHLTSSLYLERKEDLKAYVEAFNTLQIHALSPEDSLDYIAGLAAGA
- a CDS encoding ATP-binding protein, with protein sequence MADHLEASVTLPSDPASVSAARNYVASVLAEWGLPGDTDTADTVRLIVSELATNAVQHTLGQSPTFTVDMALDRDEHLRIGVTDSHPRFPKRLPAAVQQDNGRGMVIIRWLTAECGGRLSVRPTREGGKTVAIELPWTAPVQPVGAGGPQET